Proteins from one Arthrobacter sp. Soc17.1.1.1 genomic window:
- a CDS encoding phosphatase PAP2 family protein: MSSQRTTTGPDRAARSPLLFVLAAVACAVALGWTYWAFVRTTTGQFADESAWREAGVAAPDTQLPFLRFLDTLPAISVVLAAAAILFVAVHRRRYGAAAMAVAVVVASNLTTQLLKNVVFDRPDRGVATLDFNSLPSGHTTLAASAAAAVFVIATPRWRPAAAALGGAYSVLAGAATFINLWHRPADVVAALLVVGTWTLLGGLVVMRTGENWNNWDGFGAYWASSRAWLVLCWVLGLGGLVVSGVLYLSVQAIGPAPDPGTANVPLFFWWGLMWIVGVGFTLAAAAGWLFAAQAGRTEQPHRR; encoded by the coding sequence ATGTCGTCGCAACGAACCACCACGGGACCGGACCGGGCAGCGCGTTCGCCGCTGCTGTTCGTCCTGGCCGCCGTGGCCTGCGCAGTGGCGCTCGGGTGGACGTACTGGGCGTTCGTCCGCACCACCACCGGCCAGTTCGCGGACGAATCCGCCTGGCGGGAGGCCGGTGTGGCGGCGCCCGACACGCAGCTGCCGTTCCTGCGGTTCCTCGACACCCTGCCCGCCATCTCCGTGGTCCTCGCGGCCGCGGCCATCCTCTTCGTCGCCGTCCATCGGAGGCGGTACGGCGCCGCTGCGATGGCCGTCGCGGTCGTCGTGGCATCGAACCTCACCACGCAGCTCCTCAAGAACGTGGTCTTCGACCGACCGGACCGCGGCGTCGCGACGCTCGACTTCAATTCATTACCGTCGGGGCATACGACGCTCGCGGCCTCTGCCGCAGCCGCGGTCTTCGTCATTGCGACGCCCCGCTGGCGACCTGCGGCGGCCGCGCTGGGTGGCGCCTACTCCGTCCTCGCGGGGGCCGCGACCTTCATCAATCTCTGGCACCGGCCGGCGGACGTCGTCGCGGCCCTCCTCGTGGTCGGCACGTGGACGCTCCTCGGCGGCCTCGTCGTTATGAGGACGGGTGAGAACTGGAACAACTGGGACGGCTTCGGCGCGTACTGGGCGTCGTCGCGTGCCTGGCTGGTGCTGTGCTGGGTGCTGGGACTCGGAGGGCTCGTCGTGTCCGGGGTGCTCTATCTCTCCGTCCAGGCCATCGGTCCGGCGCCCGATCCCGGGACGGCGAATGTGCCGCTGTTCTTCTGGTGGGGACTGATGTGGATCGTCGGCGTCGGGTTCACCCTGGCAGCCGCCGCAGGCTGGCTCTTCGCGGCGCAGGCCGGGCGGACGGAGCAGCCGCACCGACGCTAG
- a CDS encoding zinc-dependent alcohol dehydrogenase: MKAMVYRGPYKVRVEEKPMPKIEHPNDAVVRVTTAAICGSDLHLYHGMMPDTRIGHTFGHEFIGVVEEVGPSVRNLKRGDRVMVPFNVYCGSCYFCARGLYSNCHNVNPNATAVGGIYGYSHTTGGYDGAQAEFVRVPFADVGPAIIPEWMDSEDAVLLTDALATGYFGAQLGSIAEGDTVVVFGAGPVGLYAAKSSWLMGAGRVIVVDHLEYRLEKARTFAHAETYNFAEYDDIVVEMKRTTDFLGADVVIDAVGAEADGNFLQQVTGTKLKLQGGSPIALNWAIDSVRKGGTVSVVGAYGPIFSAVKFGDAMNKGLTLRMNQTPVKRQWPRLFEHIQNGYLKPNDIVTHRIPLEDIAEGYHMFSAKLDNCIKTLVIANPS; encoded by the coding sequence ATGAAAGCGATGGTGTACCGCGGGCCCTACAAGGTCAGGGTCGAGGAGAAACCCATGCCGAAGATCGAGCACCCGAACGACGCCGTCGTCCGGGTCACGACAGCGGCGATCTGCGGCTCGGACCTGCACCTCTACCACGGCATGATGCCGGACACGCGGATCGGCCACACCTTCGGCCACGAGTTCATCGGTGTGGTGGAGGAGGTGGGGCCGTCCGTCCGGAACCTCAAGCGCGGCGACCGCGTGATGGTGCCCTTCAACGTCTACTGCGGGTCCTGCTACTTCTGTGCGCGTGGCCTGTACTCGAACTGCCACAACGTGAATCCCAACGCGACGGCGGTGGGCGGCATCTACGGCTACTCGCACACCACCGGCGGGTACGACGGTGCGCAGGCCGAATTCGTGCGCGTGCCGTTCGCCGACGTCGGCCCCGCGATCATCCCCGAGTGGATGGACAGCGAGGACGCCGTCCTGCTCACCGACGCCCTGGCCACCGGGTACTTCGGTGCGCAGCTCGGCAGCATCGCCGAGGGCGACACCGTGGTGGTGTTCGGTGCCGGCCCCGTGGGGCTCTACGCCGCGAAATCCTCCTGGCTCATGGGGGCGGGCAGGGTGATCGTCGTCGACCACCTCGAGTACCGGCTCGAGAAGGCGCGCACGTTCGCCCATGCGGAGACCTACAACTTCGCCGAGTACGACGACATCGTGGTCGAGATGAAGAGGACCACCGACTTCCTCGGCGCCGACGTGGTGATCGATGCCGTCGGCGCGGAGGCTGACGGCAACTTCCTCCAGCAGGTCACCGGTACCAAGCTGAAGCTCCAGGGAGGCTCACCCATCGCCCTGAACTGGGCCATCGACTCCGTGCGCAAGGGCGGGACGGTGTCCGTCGTCGGCGCCTACGGCCCCATCTTCAGCGCCGTCAAATTCGGCGATGCCATGAACAAGGGACTGACGCTCCGCATGAACCAGACGCCCGTCAAACGGCAGTGGCCCCGCCTCTTCGAGCACATCCAGAACGGGTACCTGAAGCCGAACGACATCGTGACGCACCGCATCCCCCTGGAGGACATCGCCGAGGGGTACCACATGTTCTCCGCGAAGCTCGACAACTGCATCAAGACCCTCGTCATCGCGAATCCCAGTTAG
- a CDS encoding MFS transporter, with product MPKETFDLRAIAVGAYGPSLLYGVSTGAILPVIALTARDLGADVATAALIITLSGIGSLVTNVPATLIATRFGERKALVGAALWCAAAMFLALAAPTLPVFAAAVFMVGMAGAVFSLARQSYLTEAVPRHFRARALSTLGGVTRIGVFVGPFAAALAMSGLGLDGAYWVGGAASLVAAALSWRVPELEASGRTAGGGRSVADGPVPALTPTVRSIMRSHTRVFVTVGIGVLLIAAVRATRQAVLPLWAEDIGLDASSTALIYGLSGAIDMLIFYPSGKVMDVKGRRWIAVPCMLIMGTALALLPFTDDAVGLLLVALLIGFGNGIGSGIVMTLGADLSPSPGRPQFLGIWRLLTDTGNMGGPALLALVTALATLSAGIWATAVLGFLGAAVLWYWIPRAAPGSAEPAVTNS from the coding sequence GTGCCCAAGGAAACCTTCGATCTGCGTGCGATCGCGGTGGGAGCCTACGGCCCGTCGCTGCTGTACGGGGTCTCCACCGGTGCCATCCTGCCCGTCATCGCCCTGACCGCACGCGACCTCGGTGCCGATGTGGCCACCGCAGCATTGATCATCACCCTGTCCGGTATCGGCTCGCTCGTCACCAACGTCCCCGCCACCCTGATCGCCACGCGCTTCGGCGAGCGGAAAGCACTCGTGGGGGCGGCGCTGTGGTGTGCGGCGGCGATGTTCCTGGCCCTCGCCGCCCCCACCCTCCCGGTGTTCGCCGCGGCCGTCTTCATGGTGGGCATGGCGGGAGCGGTGTTCAGCCTCGCGCGCCAGAGCTACCTGACCGAGGCGGTACCCCGGCACTTCAGGGCCCGCGCCCTGTCGACGCTCGGCGGCGTCACGCGCATCGGCGTCTTCGTGGGTCCCTTCGCGGCGGCCCTCGCCATGAGCGGGCTCGGGCTCGACGGCGCCTACTGGGTGGGGGGTGCCGCCAGCCTGGTCGCCGCCGCCCTGAGCTGGCGGGTCCCCGAACTCGAGGCCTCCGGCCGCACGGCGGGCGGGGGCCGGTCGGTCGCGGATGGTCCGGTACCGGCCCTGACGCCGACCGTGCGGTCGATCATGCGCAGCCACACGCGCGTCTTCGTCACCGTGGGCATCGGGGTGCTGCTCATCGCCGCGGTGCGCGCCACCCGCCAGGCGGTGCTGCCCCTGTGGGCGGAGGACATCGGGTTGGACGCCTCCTCGACCGCCCTGATCTACGGGCTCTCCGGAGCCATCGACATGCTGATTTTCTACCCGTCCGGCAAGGTCATGGACGTCAAGGGCCGCCGCTGGATCGCGGTGCCGTGCATGCTCATCATGGGCACCGCCCTCGCCCTGCTGCCCTTCACGGACGACGCCGTGGGGCTGCTCCTGGTCGCGCTGCTCATCGGCTTCGGCAACGGGATCGGCTCGGGCATCGTGATGACGCTCGGCGCAGACCTGTCGCCGTCCCCCGGACGCCCGCAGTTCCTCGGGATCTGGCGGCTGCTCACCGACACGGGGAACATGGGCGGACCGGCGCTCCTCGCACTCGTGACGGCACTGGCCACGCTCTCGGCGGGCATCTGGGCGACGGCGGTGCTCGGCTTCCTCGGCGCGGCGGTCCTCTGGTACTGGATCCCGCGCGCTGCGCCCGGATCGGCGGAGCCGGCGGTGACCAACAGCTGA
- a CDS encoding sulfite oxidase-like oxidoreductase, whose product MAIPTSGFTGRRQNRDANLPPGQYLTDSFPVLSAGPTPHVLLADWSFRIDAGPGQSHLWNWVQLQALPQEDVATDIHCVTHWSKFGTTWRGVSLDTLFEDVESDADYTMVHSYGGYTTNVPLDDLLDGKAWIVHEFDGKPLTPAHGGPARLLVPHLYFWKSAKWVNGIRLMDQDLPGFWETNGYNMYGDPWREERYW is encoded by the coding sequence ATGGCCATACCTACCTCAGGCTTCACCGGCAGACGGCAGAACCGGGACGCGAACCTGCCGCCGGGCCAGTACCTCACCGACAGTTTCCCCGTCCTGTCCGCAGGTCCCACCCCCCACGTCCTCCTGGCCGACTGGTCCTTCCGCATCGATGCCGGTCCGGGCCAGAGCCACCTGTGGAACTGGGTGCAGCTGCAGGCCCTGCCGCAGGAGGACGTCGCCACGGACATCCACTGCGTGACGCACTGGTCCAAGTTCGGGACCACCTGGCGGGGAGTCTCCCTCGACACCCTGTTCGAGGACGTCGAGTCCGACGCCGACTACACGATGGTCCACTCCTACGGCGGGTACACGACGAACGTCCCGCTCGACGACCTCCTCGACGGCAAGGCGTGGATCGTCCACGAGTTCGACGGCAAACCCCTCACGCCGGCACACGGCGGCCCGGCGAGACTCCTGGTGCCGCACCTGTACTTCTGGAAGAGCGCGAAGTGGGTCAACGGCATCCGCCTGATGGACCAGGACCTGCCCGGCTTCTGGGAGACCAACGGCTACAACATGTACGGCGATCCGTGGCGCGAGGAACGCTACTGGTGA
- a CDS encoding ferredoxin reductase, translating into MRRSWQTVEVSAARPETARARTLRLRFPDVVTGVPGQHVDLRLTAEDGYQAVRSYSVAAWVPPRELELTVEELDDGEVSPFLVGVLSVGDHLEVRGPVGGWFTWTPELAGPLQLIAGGSGVVPLMAMLRSHSEASSDVPARLLYSVRSPDHVFYRGELDVVGQEDPQVTVDIAYSREAPDGRPAGRLTHEAVTASCFPPDDAPVVYICGSTGFVEAVAAWLVEDGHDPARIRTERYGG; encoded by the coding sequence GTGAGGCGGTCGTGGCAGACCGTCGAAGTCAGCGCGGCGCGTCCCGAGACAGCCCGGGCACGGACGCTGAGGCTCCGCTTCCCCGACGTGGTGACGGGTGTGCCGGGTCAGCACGTGGACCTGAGACTCACCGCGGAGGACGGCTACCAGGCCGTGCGATCCTATTCGGTGGCGGCATGGGTGCCGCCGCGCGAACTGGAGCTGACGGTCGAGGAGCTCGACGACGGCGAGGTCTCCCCCTTCCTCGTCGGCGTCCTGTCCGTGGGTGACCACCTGGAGGTCCGGGGCCCGGTGGGCGGCTGGTTCACGTGGACACCGGAGCTCGCCGGTCCACTGCAACTGATCGCCGGAGGGTCGGGCGTGGTCCCGCTCATGGCGATGCTCCGGTCGCACTCGGAGGCGAGCTCGGACGTACCCGCGCGGCTGCTCTATTCGGTCCGCAGCCCCGACCACGTGTTCTACCGGGGCGAGCTCGACGTCGTCGGGCAGGAGGACCCGCAGGTCACCGTCGACATCGCCTACTCCCGCGAAGCACCCGACGGCCGGCCGGCCGGACGCCTCACGCACGAGGCCGTCACTGCGTCCTGCTTCCCCCCGGACGATGCGCCGGTCGTCTACATCTGCGGCTCGACGGGCTTCGTCGAGGCGGTCGCAGCGTGGCTCGTCGAGGACGGGCACGACCCCGCGCGTATCCGCACGGAGCGGTACGGCGGATAG
- a CDS encoding DUF6510 family protein encodes MDSTEQYPLDQDHLDGNALAGALDQFVSDLTSAECMCAGCGSSGPLAAALLYTKAPGMVLRCPTCTAVLLCLTDQGDRQVLTIDGVRHLVIARP; translated from the coding sequence ATGGACAGCACGGAGCAGTACCCCCTCGATCAGGACCACCTCGACGGCAATGCCCTCGCCGGTGCCCTCGACCAGTTCGTCTCCGACCTCACGAGTGCCGAGTGCATGTGTGCGGGGTGCGGGTCATCCGGCCCCCTGGCAGCCGCGCTCCTGTACACGAAAGCGCCGGGCATGGTGTTGCGGTGCCCGACCTGCACGGCCGTACTGCTCTGCCTCACCGATCAGGGCGACCGGCAGGTCCTCACCATCGACGGCGTCCGGCACCTGGTGATCGCCAGGCCCTGA
- a CDS encoding HNH endonuclease signature motif containing protein, translated as MPVTPIKRYSEPGSSLDEAHSLLSDCALGLAQYHHLLSRQDALRFVLEVEQVSKVIDHLQVLAARVADQHGLAFGPEVGPTAPGSEGAVSPEDPATASSADTGHGFRNCADFLRETLGISRIEAKRRLTLAAVVLPGMSPTGNPIPPSLAALGEAVGSFVVSGRAASVVAQALERVQCVATPEQLESMEHHLTRQAMESDEDILRVLARRWEAVLEQDGQEPTEKVLRARQGVFLKGRRGGLNVLEIGATEEQFEQLATVMNAAANPRASTGPGEDPIEGGPPHGAGQAASGSPGSSGSPGSSGSSGSSGSSGSSGSSADHGGPTRAQQLLEGLVSACGIALATGGLPATGGHRPQVMVTIGYEDLVGETARPGDAVFSEQIDARSIRRIACDADIIPLVLGGAGQILDLGRAQRLFPPHLRRALVARDKGCAFPDCPIPASGCEAHHLAPWSRGGSTSIDNGVLLCSRHHHLLHHDAWTVELRRGIPWFSAPVGRRRTGNPRRNLYWQAGVAVQSEIDGTPGHVLAPPGIASRGLGHELDKPG; from the coding sequence ATGCCCGTCACACCGATCAAGCGTTACTCCGAGCCGGGGTCCTCCCTGGACGAGGCTCACTCCCTCCTGAGCGACTGCGCACTCGGGTTGGCCCAGTACCACCACCTCCTGTCGCGGCAGGACGCCCTCCGGTTCGTCCTCGAGGTGGAGCAGGTGTCGAAGGTCATCGACCACCTCCAGGTCCTCGCCGCGCGCGTCGCGGATCAGCACGGCCTCGCCTTCGGGCCCGAGGTCGGTCCCACCGCACCCGGTTCCGAGGGAGCTGTCTCACCGGAGGATCCCGCGACCGCCTCGTCCGCCGATACCGGCCACGGCTTCAGGAACTGTGCGGACTTCCTGAGGGAGACACTGGGCATCAGCCGCATCGAGGCGAAGCGACGGCTCACGCTGGCCGCCGTCGTGCTGCCGGGCATGTCGCCGACCGGGAATCCGATCCCTCCCTCGCTGGCGGCACTCGGGGAAGCCGTGGGTTCCTTCGTCGTCAGCGGCCGGGCGGCATCCGTCGTCGCACAGGCCCTCGAACGGGTGCAGTGCGTCGCAACGCCGGAGCAGCTGGAATCCATGGAACATCATCTGACGAGGCAGGCCATGGAGTCCGACGAGGACATCCTCCGTGTCCTCGCGCGCCGCTGGGAGGCGGTGCTCGAGCAGGACGGGCAGGAACCAACGGAGAAGGTGCTCCGCGCACGGCAGGGCGTCTTCCTCAAGGGCCGGCGTGGCGGGCTGAACGTCCTGGAGATCGGCGCCACGGAAGAGCAGTTCGAACAACTCGCGACCGTCATGAACGCAGCCGCCAACCCGCGGGCATCCACCGGACCCGGTGAGGATCCGATCGAGGGCGGACCACCGCACGGGGCAGGCCAGGCGGCGTCCGGCTCACCCGGCTCGTCCGGCTCACCCGGCTCGTCCGGCTCATCCGGCTCATCCGGCTCATCCGGCTCATCCGGCTCATCCGCGGATCACGGAGGCCCGACCCGCGCGCAGCAACTCCTCGAGGGTCTTGTCTCGGCGTGCGGTATCGCCCTGGCAACGGGCGGCCTGCCTGCAACGGGCGGGCATCGTCCGCAGGTGATGGTGACCATCGGTTACGAGGACCTGGTCGGCGAGACCGCGCGGCCCGGTGATGCCGTCTTCTCGGAGCAGATCGATGCACGGAGCATCCGGAGGATCGCCTGTGATGCCGACATCATCCCGCTGGTCCTCGGTGGTGCGGGGCAGATCCTGGACCTCGGACGTGCACAGCGGTTGTTCCCACCGCACCTTCGGAGGGCGCTGGTGGCCAGGGACAAGGGCTGTGCCTTCCCGGACTGTCCCATCCCGGCCAGCGGGTGCGAGGCACACCACCTCGCGCCGTGGTCGCGGGGCGGTTCGACGAGCATCGACAACGGTGTGCTGCTCTGCTCCCGACACCATCACCTCCTCCATCACGATGCGTGGACGGTCGAACTCCGTCGTGGTATCCCATGGTTCAGCGCGCCCGTCGGTCGGAGACGGACCGGCAACCCGCGGAGGAACCTCTACTGGCAAGCAGGAGTCGCGGTTCAGAGCGAGATCGATGGTACGCCGGGTCATGTCCTGGCTCCTCCGGGCATTGCCTCCCGGGGGTTGGGACACGAACTGGACAAGCCTGGTTGA
- the crcB gene encoding fluoride efflux transporter CrcB, whose protein sequence is MSVFDVLVLGAAGGLGAVARFMLDGVIRASVRGTAPIGTMAVNVSGSLLLGLLTGLVLASALPPSWLVIGGTGFLGGYTTFSTASSETVRLIQAGHTKAAIMSGIGTAVAALAAAALGLVTGFLVA, encoded by the coding sequence GTGAGCGTGTTCGACGTCCTCGTGCTCGGCGCCGCCGGAGGACTCGGGGCGGTCGCCCGATTCATGCTCGACGGCGTCATCAGGGCGTCGGTCCGAGGCACGGCCCCGATCGGCACGATGGCCGTCAATGTCAGTGGTTCGCTGTTGCTCGGGCTGCTGACCGGGCTGGTCCTTGCGTCCGCGCTTCCGCCCTCGTGGTTGGTGATCGGCGGCACGGGTTTCCTCGGCGGATACACCACCTTCAGCACGGCCAGCAGCGAGACGGTGCGACTGATCCAGGCGGGTCACACGAAAGCGGCAATCATGTCAGGGATCGGAACGGCGGTCGCGGCGCTTGCGGCAGCAGCCCTCGGCCTCGTGACCGGGTTCCTGGTGGCCTGA
- a CDS encoding CrcB family protein: MFIGGMSGTLARFGLAGALPTPAGLPLGIFLINIAGAFALGLLLEALAQHGPDEGRRRAIRLLLGTGFLGGFTTYSALAVDSALLLDSGRVVEGIAYLAGSALLGLVVAAAGIAVGARTRRGPSADEGSGPEPGAAPRQGPGPDASTGMTS, translated from the coding sequence GTGTTCATCGGCGGGATGAGCGGAACCCTTGCCCGGTTCGGTCTCGCCGGGGCACTCCCTACTCCCGCAGGCCTGCCGCTCGGGATCTTCCTGATCAACATCGCCGGCGCCTTCGCACTCGGACTTCTGCTCGAGGCTCTTGCGCAGCACGGTCCCGACGAAGGACGCCGACGAGCGATCCGCCTGCTCCTCGGCACGGGCTTCCTCGGTGGCTTCACCACCTACAGCGCCCTTGCTGTCGACTCCGCCCTCCTTCTCGATTCCGGCAGGGTGGTTGAGGGAATCGCCTATCTCGCAGGATCCGCCCTCCTGGGCCTCGTCGTGGCGGCGGCAGGGATCGCGGTGGGTGCACGGACTCGCCGTGGTCCTTCAGCTGATGAGGGGTCGGGGCCGGAACCGGGTGCGGCACCTCGTCAGGGGCCCGGCCCGGACGCGTCGACGGGGATGACGTCGTGA
- a CDS encoding dienelactone hydrolase family protein, which produces MSPIQDVVMPAGTLSAYVVRPAGPVRGGLVLIHEVWGLVSHTRDVADRFAREGYVVVAPDLLADQGITEENTAGIGEAIASPDEAVRNEAQPKLRALLAPLRNPEFGALTTERVRACFEFLYDDTDVAGRVGITGFCFGGTYSFSLAVEEPRLMACVPFYGQASFSDEELARIKAPVLAFYGQDDKPLIAALPALEAAMDVAGVDFTPRVYQGAGHAFFNDSNRFAYRPEAAEDAWNLTLEFLARHVV; this is translated from the coding sequence ATGAGCCCGATCCAGGACGTCGTCATGCCTGCGGGCACCCTTTCCGCCTATGTGGTCCGTCCGGCCGGGCCTGTGCGGGGCGGGCTCGTCCTGATCCACGAGGTATGGGGGCTCGTCAGCCATACCCGCGACGTCGCGGACCGGTTCGCGCGGGAAGGGTATGTCGTCGTCGCACCCGATCTGCTCGCCGACCAGGGCATCACCGAGGAGAACACTGCAGGAATCGGTGAGGCGATCGCGAGCCCGGACGAGGCAGTGCGCAACGAGGCGCAACCGAAGCTCAGGGCACTCCTTGCACCCTTGCGGAATCCCGAGTTCGGGGCGCTCACCACGGAGCGGGTCCGGGCGTGCTTCGAGTTCCTGTACGACGATACCGACGTCGCAGGGCGTGTCGGCATCACCGGTTTCTGCTTCGGTGGAACCTACAGCTTCTCCCTGGCCGTCGAAGAACCACGTCTGATGGCATGCGTGCCCTTCTACGGTCAGGCGTCGTTCTCGGACGAGGAACTGGCGCGCATCAAGGCACCCGTCCTGGCCTTCTACGGTCAGGACGACAAGCCCCTCATCGCGGCGCTGCCGGCGCTCGAAGCAGCAATGGACGTCGCAGGTGTCGATTTCACGCCCAGGGTCTATCAGGGTGCCGGTCACGCCTTCTTCAACGACTCCAATCGCTTCGCGTATCGCCCGGAGGCCGCTGAAGACGCATGGAACTTGACCCTGGAGTTCCTCGCCCGACATGTCGTCTGA
- a CDS encoding DUF1801 domain-containing protein — protein MAGVPDTRVDDYIAALPRWQQDICHTVRRLVHEADPEVQETIKRTRQPYFVLDGNVCALLATKDHVNVFLYDGGLAPDPHGIITGGTSNSTGRTVALYEDGPLDEDALREMFRAIIADNRAGGWRNIKKRASLGE, from the coding sequence ATGGCAGGAGTGCCCGACACCCGGGTGGACGACTACATCGCAGCCCTACCGCGCTGGCAGCAGGACATCTGCCACACGGTCCGTCGTCTCGTGCACGAGGCGGATCCCGAGGTGCAGGAGACGATCAAGCGCACCCGGCAGCCCTACTTCGTCCTCGACGGCAACGTGTGTGCGCTGCTTGCCACGAAGGACCACGTCAACGTGTTCCTGTACGACGGCGGGCTGGCACCCGATCCGCACGGCATCATCACAGGTGGTACCTCCAACTCCACGGGGCGGACGGTCGCGCTCTACGAGGACGGGCCGTTGGACGAGGATGCACTGCGGGAGATGTTCAGGGCCATCATCGCGGACAACCGTGCAGGCGGCTGGCGCAACATCAAGAAGCGTGCAAGCCTAGGCGAATGA
- a CDS encoding GNAT family N-acetyltransferase: protein MDGTCTIRRATPADAAAFARSQIDAWRAAYDGILPAEFLAALDHDRMTARWERSLASPGEGVSQLVLCIDGQVVGWSGFGAPRDEVGDGVGEIHAINLSPAYWSRGLGSLLFAQSVRELAAMGYREAYLWVADGNARAVAFYERHGWHVDGVTQDDAGFTPPLRELRVVCPVLTPS, encoded by the coding sequence ATGGACGGTACGTGCACCATCAGGAGAGCGACACCTGCCGATGCGGCAGCCTTTGCCCGTTCGCAGATCGATGCATGGCGCGCTGCGTACGATGGCATCCTTCCGGCGGAGTTCCTCGCTGCCCTGGATCATGACCGGATGACGGCACGGTGGGAGCGCAGCCTCGCCTCGCCGGGCGAGGGGGTGTCGCAGCTCGTCCTCTGCATCGACGGGCAGGTGGTCGGCTGGTCGGGATTCGGGGCCCCGCGGGACGAGGTCGGCGACGGCGTGGGAGAGATCCACGCCATCAACCTGAGCCCTGCCTACTGGTCGCGTGGTCTCGGGTCGCTCCTCTTTGCACAGTCGGTCCGTGAACTGGCCGCGATGGGCTACCGCGAGGCGTACCTGTGGGTCGCGGACGGTAATGCGCGTGCCGTGGCCTTCTACGAACGGCACGGGTGGCATGTCGACGGCGTGACCCAGGACGACGCCGGCTTCACTCCGCCATTGCGCGAACTCCGGGTGGTATGTCCCGTCCTCACGCCCAGCTGA
- a CDS encoding GNAT family N-acetyltransferase, translating into MRLLATTDSTALARAYRDNREHLAPWEPSRDDAFFTPAGQSEQISTHVAGLASGTEVPWVMTTEERIVGAITLTGIVRGPFLSAHVGYWVDARLQGQGVCSGALRAALLHARDELGLHRVQASVLPRNAPSRAVLDRAGFTVIGLAPSYLRIAGAWQDHLLYQRILT; encoded by the coding sequence ATGCGTCTGCTCGCCACAACCGATTCGACCGCACTCGCTCGGGCCTACCGCGACAACCGCGAACACCTCGCGCCGTGGGAGCCGTCCCGCGACGACGCCTTCTTCACCCCGGCAGGACAGTCGGAGCAGATCAGCACCCATGTCGCAGGCCTGGCGTCCGGTACCGAGGTTCCGTGGGTGATGACGACGGAGGAGCGCATCGTCGGCGCCATCACCCTCACCGGAATCGTGCGCGGGCCCTTCCTCAGTGCGCACGTCGGCTACTGGGTCGACGCCCGGCTCCAGGGCCAGGGCGTGTGCTCGGGCGCACTCAGGGCAGCGCTGCTGCACGCACGCGACGAGCTCGGGCTGCACCGCGTCCAGGCATCGGTCCTGCCCCGGAATGCGCCCTCGAGAGCCGTCCTGGACCGGGCCGGCTTCACCGTGATCGGCCTGGCGCCGTCGTACCTTCGGATCGCGGGCGCCTGGCAGGACCACCTGCTCTACCAGCGCATCCTGACCTGA